One Fusobacterium ulcerans DNA segment encodes these proteins:
- a CDS encoding META domain-containing protein, translating to MYKKIVTFLAAGALLVGCSSIGTGKNDIKSIEKQEFLLTNMYKDANITIAFEGDRVYGFSGVNRYFGGAKIDGENIEVLNVASTMMAGPENRMQAESGYIKLLNEADKIEVKNDSIILLTKDNEKLIFEKK from the coding sequence ATGTATAAAAAAATAGTAACTTTTTTAGCAGCAGGAGCTCTTTTAGTTGGATGCTCTAGTATAGGAACTGGAAAAAACGATATAAAAAGTATAGAAAAGCAGGAATTTCTATTAACTAATATGTATAAAGATGCAAACATAACTATCGCTTTTGAAGGAGATAGAGTGTATGGATTCTCAGGTGTAAACAGATACTTTGGCGGAGCTAAAATAGATGGAGAAAATATAGAAGTTCTTAATGTAGCTTCTACTATGATGGCTGGTCCAGAAAACAGAATGCAGGCTGAAAGCGGATATATCAAGCTTTTAAATGAAGCAGACAAGATAGAAGTTAAAAATGATAGTATCATATTACTTACTAAAGATAATGAAAAACTAATATTTGAAAAAAAGTAA
- a CDS encoding MATE family efflux transporter has translation MSKSISLGKDPVWKLFLNFSIPAVTGMIVTAMYSIVDGIFVGRGVGADGLAALNLGYPIVNFGAALSLMFGIGGATLISLNPKDKEFCNRCFSYIIVLNVTAYLLILLLVVFFNERIIRLMGANDNLLPMVKAYMYPCTAALGFLMISNSLNAVVRNDKAPAYAFISMVIGAVTNIFLDWLFIMKFGFGIFGAATATGIGQLFSMLFLVRYFMKPGSRFKFSFENRIKMDVMKKIAAIGFPSFIMEFTVALITILFNISFMKYSGEMGVSAFCIVGYVFYIFRMLYNGMGQGIQPIVSYNYGENKLDRVEATYKIGHKISFVIAVVILIWVNFFGSSLIRLFNDDPELIKAAGHGLRLYASAIIFVGANFINISFLQSKDKSKAANILSVLRSTVFVLIGLLILPKFLGENGIWLALPFSDLMTFLSTLVLKKKTDIF, from the coding sequence ATGTCTAAAAGTATTAGCTTGGGTAAAGATCCAGTATGGAAACTGTTTTTAAATTTCTCTATCCCAGCAGTAACAGGTATGATAGTAACAGCTATGTATTCTATTGTGGATGGGATATTTGTAGGTCGTGGAGTAGGAGCAGATGGACTTGCTGCTTTAAATTTGGGGTATCCAATAGTAAATTTTGGAGCTGCTTTAAGTCTGATGTTTGGAATAGGAGGAGCGACCCTTATTTCATTGAATCCGAAAGATAAGGAATTTTGCAATAGATGTTTTTCATATATAATTGTGCTTAATGTCACAGCATATCTTCTTATACTACTTTTAGTTGTATTTTTTAATGAGAGAATAATAAGGCTTATGGGAGCAAATGACAATCTTCTCCCAATGGTAAAAGCATATATGTATCCCTGTACAGCAGCACTTGGATTTTTGATGATATCCAACAGCTTGAATGCTGTAGTAAGAAACGACAAAGCACCAGCTTATGCTTTTATTTCAATGGTAATAGGAGCTGTTACAAATATATTTCTAGATTGGCTTTTCATAATGAAGTTTGGTTTTGGAATATTCGGAGCAGCTACAGCCACAGGAATAGGACAGTTATTTTCAATGCTTTTCCTTGTGAGATATTTTATGAAGCCAGGTTCAAGATTCAAGTTTTCATTTGAAAATCGTATAAAAATGGATGTAATGAAAAAAATAGCAGCTATAGGTTTTCCATCATTTATAATGGAATTTACAGTGGCACTTATAACAATTCTCTTCAATATCTCCTTTATGAAATATAGTGGAGAGATGGGAGTTTCAGCTTTTTGTATAGTTGGATATGTATTTTATATATTCAGAATGCTGTACAATGGAATGGGACAGGGAATACAGCCGATAGTAAGCTATAATTATGGAGAAAATAAATTAGACAGAGTGGAAGCTACATATAAGATAGGGCATAAAATATCATTTGTAATAGCTGTTGTGATACTTATTTGGGTAAACTTCTTTGGAAGCAGCCTTATAAGATTATTCAATGATGACCCTGAACTTATAAAAGCAGCAGGACATGGACTAAGATTGTATGCAAGTGCAATAATCTTTGTAGGAGCTAACTTTATAAATATATCTTTCCTTCAGTCAAAGGATAAATCGAAAGCAGCAAATATACTTTCAGTATTGAGAAGTACAGTATTTGTACTTATAGGGCTTTTGATTCTTCCAAAGTTTCTGGGAGAAAATGGAATATGGCTGGCTTTGCCATTTTCTGATTTGATGACATTCCTGTCGACTTTAGTATTAAAGAAAAAAACAGATATATTTTAG